A window of Exiguobacterium sp. FSL W8-0210 genomic DNA:
TTTCATCTCCGTCAATCGTTCGATTTCCTGACCAATCGTCATCTTTCCGACCGCTTGGGGACCAAGTAACAAGACAAATTTCATAGATGAACCTCATTTCCTTTTTCTGCTAAGAATAGCACATTCCGACGAGTGACATCACTAGAACGTTTGTTCGTAATTTGATATAATTCAAGTATGAAGTCCCGTCGTGTCCTTGTCTGAAGGAGGACAATCATGCAAGAACAATGGAAAGCCGTCATCGGCTATGTAGGTATATATGAAGTCTCATCGTTTGGTCGCGTAAGATCGCTCGACCGAACGATCGTAACGTGTCGCGGTGTCCAGCAACGCCGAAAAGGTGTCTTGCTCCGTCCACGGCTCAATCGGGAAGGGTACCGGAAAGTCACGCTCTATCAAAGTGGTCGAGGAGAGCGGATGCAAGTCGGATTGCTTGTCGCAAAAGCCTTTCTGACGACAGACGTCACGGAAGCACAACTCGTCCGGCGCAACGGCAAACGGGCTGACGATCAGTTGTCGAACTTAGAGGTTCTGCCTTCAATCGATCAGCAGTATAACGAACTGCTTGGTGAGTTCGATCTCTTGTTAGGTCAACATGTGACGCTGTCGCCATTTCAGATTCGAACGATTCGCGCGCAGTACGAAAAAGGGAAAACGATTCGTCAATTGGCAGAGCAGTATCAGGTGACGGAAAACCGAATCCGCAACATCATCGATAAAAAGGAAGCACGTTATATCGGCTGAGACCAGAATAAAGGAGCGTTTACCAGAGATGGTAGACGCTCCTTTGATTTAAGACGATTGTTCGCCGGCACGAACGGTCTGTTGTAATGAACTGATCCGCGACTCGAGTACCGCACTATGTGTCTTCAGTTCCGTCTGCTGGGTGACGTGGTGTTGCATCTGTTCCCCGAGCACCTGGCTGTAAGACGAGAGTTCTGACATCAACTGCTGAACCGACTGTAGATGTTCCTGCATGTTCGACTGAACATCTGCGACGATCTGGCGTTGGTGTTCCACGGTACCCAGTGTCGTCTCAATCGTCGTCGCTTCGGTCAGCATCTGTTTTAAATGCTCCGTTGCCGTCTCGAGCTGTTGCGACGTCGAAAGAAAACGTTCCGTCATTTGCGAGAGTGCTTGTTCGACTTGATCGAGCCCCGCCGTCCACATCTGATTGACCTGCCGAATATGGTCCGTACTCGTCCTAATATCGATCGCTAGTTTTTCGACCTCCTTAGCGACGACCGTGAAGCCGCGACCAGCTTCTCCGGCACGGGTTGCCTCAATCAGCGCGTTCAGCGACAAGCGGCGCGTCTCTTCAGCGACACGCTGGATGTGGGAAATCGAGGTCTCCATCTGCTGCTGTAGATGTGAGGTCTGTTGCAAGATTTGCTCTGTCGTCGCGGATTGTTCTTTCAGCAAGTGGCTTTCTTGTTGTAATGTCCCAAGTGTCGTGTGATTCGTCTGAACAGTCTGTTGAAAACGGGTTACGGCATGTTGACTGTTCAGAAGTGTCGTTTGCATCTCGCTTAACGCATCGTGTCCTTGGACAGTCAAACGTGTCGAAGCGACAATCGTCTGATCCATCTGTGTCGATTGCGCAAGTAAGGAACCGGCAACTTCATCGACGGCTTGGACTGATTGATCCATTGCGGATAAGCGCGAAGAGAAGTGGGGCTGGACGGATTCAAGCTCCTGACTGGCTTGTTGCATCTCCGTCGTTAAGTCATTAATTTGTTGCATCAACTGATTGTATTGAAACGTCAGCTGTTGTAACTCAAAGGTCGTCGTCTTGAGCGTTAATGGACGATACGAGCGCTTCGCATGCGCTTCTTCAATCTGTAAGGCGAGTTTCGATAACGGTGCCAGTTGGCGTTGAATCCGCCAGCGAATCAACAGGCTGATGCTGACAAGTGTGACTACGCTCACCCAGACGAGTGTCCAAGCTAAATCTCGAGCAGGGGCGATTAATTTATCACGGTCGGTCGTCAGTAAGATGACGTCATCGAGTTCTGGAATCGTCATCGCGACAAGAAATTGGTCTTGATACGAAAATGCATATGTACGTGCATTCTTTAAGTGCTGTAGTAGTTGTTTTCGTTTTGCTGGTTCGAGTGTCAACGGTCGGAACGCATCACTCGTGTTCAGGCTTTGAAAGCGAACCGTGTAGTCGTCACGTGATAAGTCGGTTCGCTGTTGCTGTTGCAATCGTTTGATGGCACGCGAGCGGTCAGTTGCGTCCTCCGGATACGCGAGAAACGTTGCCCGGACGTTCGCGTCGAACATCGTTAACTCACGCATCAGCCGTTCCTCAGTTGCTGTGACGGATTGTTGATACGATGCGTAAACGCTTAGACCACTGATCATGATCAATCCGATGGCGACGATCGGAATCAACCATCCATTTAGTTGCTGTGCTAATAATCGTTTTTTCGTAAGCATAAAAAAACATCTCCTCCCGTGTACCTATCGGAAGGAGAAGAAACAACATGTATGAAGGTGTTGTACGGCTTGTGTAAAGGTCTTGTGAATCTAATTCACGTAAATCGGAAGGACAGTTGCAAGATGGGTCATAAGTGCTTGTGTCTCTTCTTTTGGTTCAGATGTGACGTAAATGATCAACGCAGCAGCAACGATGACGAAGATAGCGATGACAAGAATGATGAAGAATGGCATATTACTTTTTCGTTTTTCGGCTTGACGGTCCATGAAAGATTCCCCCTTAATGATGTAGACGCTAGACATATTTGTTTGATTCCCTCTCCTCTTGTTTGAAAACCTTGGAAAAAGAGGGGAATGTGTAATCTGACGGGAATAGAGTAACTATCTGAAATGGAATGAGGAGGATGTCGTCGTGCTTACGTTGCTTAATTCATTGTTGTTGAACTTCTCACTGTTGATTGCGACATTGCTGTTTGCGTTTTTACCGCTAAGACGGATCGAGCGCATCTCGCCTAACTCTTCCTTACAAGTCCGACTCGCGATCGGTTGTATCGCCGGTGTGATTGGTGCACTGTTGATTTTCAACAGTATCTCCTATGACGTTGCAAAGATTGATTTGCGTCTTGTTGCACTCGTCACAGCGTACTTTTATGGGGGATTAGTTAGCGGGAGCATCACGATGCTGTTCATTATCGGTGCTCGATTCGCGGTGACACCAGCTGGCGAATACCAAGGACTGATTCTGACGACCTTGATCTGTGTCGCGTTACTCGTGACGGCGACGATTTATCGCCGGTTTGCTGCTCAGCGAATGAAGGATTATCTCGTGTTGCTTGGAACAGGTATCGCATACAGCTTACCGGCGCTATATTTATTGACGAACACGTTCGAGCGGTTTTTAGAGATTGCGCTCGTCTATATCATCGTCATCATGATTGGTGGTTACGTCACCTATCGTTTCCTACAAGAACTAAGGAAGCATTTTTTGTTCGTGCATACGCAACAAGAACTGGCTTTAACGGATGGACTGACACAACTGGGAAACCGCCGAAAACTGGATGAGACGTTAGCCGAGTACGCTCAGAACGGAACGGTCTTTTCCGTCCTCATTCTTGATCTCGATCATTTTAAATCAATCAACGATACATACGGTCATGAAGGGGGCGACGTCGTCTTACGGCAACTCAGTCATCTCTTGCAATCGTATTGTCCAGAACAGGGCGTCGTCGGTCGGTACGGTGGTGAAGAGTTTGTCTTACTGTTGCCGGACGTACCACTCCGACAAGCGGAACGACTGGGGGAACGGGCCTGCGCTGATCAACACTTCGTCTATAAGGAGCATCCTGTGTTTCATGTCACGTTATCGCTAGGGGTTGCCTCTTCTGATCAAGCATCGACCGTATTTGAGACCGTCCAAAAGGCAGATTTAGCGTTATATGAAGCCAAACAAACCGGACGAAATCGCGTCGTCTGTTATCGAGACCCTTTGCTGTAATTAAAAGCTACCCCGCTCGACCGATTGGTCAGGCGGGGCAGTTGTGTTTAGTGATGCAGTAACGAAAATACATCATGGCGTTCAAAATCAGCGAGAATATTCGGCGCAATCAACTCACGGATCGTTGTTTCGTCCGCCCAGAGATAGGCGTCGTGTTCTGCCGATAATTGAACGTCTGTTTGATTCGTCGCGCAGACGTACATCAAGAGAATGATTTGCCGATTGGGATGCGTCAGGAAGCTCGAGGCATAGAGCAGATGCTTCGGCGTAACGGTCAATTGTGTCTCTTCTTTAATCTCGCGAATGAGACTGTCGACTGGCAATTCACCGAAGTCGATCTTGCCACCCGGACATTCCCATGTCCCGCCACCGAAGTCAGCAGCAGCCCGGCGGACGATCAGGAGACGTTGCTCGTGAATGATGATGCCTTTGACGGCAGGAACGATTGCTGTCATTTGACGGGACTCCGCGACAATATGACGGGATCGATTCCTTCTGTTTCGACGAGGTGCTGATCGCGTAGATAGATCCCACTCTCGTCAGCTAGTCCGAAGGCACGGTCTGTGCTTTCTTCCGCAAAGGATTGCACGAGATGGGCAGCTTCGCCCCACGTCTCGTAATGGACACAAATGACTGCGTCTTTCAGTAAGGCAAGACCAGGCAAGCGAAGACGTTGATTGTCGCGTTGGTCGATCGCCGGAATCACACACCGTTCAGGCGAAACGAGGGCACCGGCTGAAAAGCCGGCGACCGGAACACCATCTGCGAAACGCGACTGAATGATGTCACCGATCGGTGTAGCGACCAAGTATTGCTGATACAATTCGGTCTCGCCACCGGAGATGATGATGCCCTGACACTGCTGTAGTTGTGCAAGTTGTTCGTCCGTTGTTGCGTCAGACAGTGGCAGATGGACGAACGACGAGATGCCATCTTCCTCTAACGGCTTCGTATAGATCGAGGCGTAGCTCGTCCAGTCCTTACCGGTCCGCGGAACGTATAGAATCGCGACCGGTCCACCATTCGTTAATGTAGCAAATCGTGTTCGTAAGTTCGGTGTAAAAGGAGGACCGCCTCCGAATAAGAATAAATGAGTACGCATGAAGTCATCCCTCCAACCAATGTAATAGAAAAAGTATAGCAGAAATCAATCAATTGGAAATGTGCTGGTAGAATGATTGTCTGCGGAACCACGTGTGATGTTGTTTCCGTTCTTGAAAGAGAACAAACAGAACGAAGGCGATAACGAGACCGCGTCCGATCCATGGTAAAACGAGAAGACCGTAGTTCATCGCAGCAAACAGCTGGAGTAAGAAACGACGTTTACTCGGATCCCGCAGATACGTGATCAGCGGGAGTTGCTGGTGCGTCTGCTTGAATAATCGCAGATGAAAGAACGGACGCTTTCGGTGAGACGGCTTCGGTAAGGCACCGTTCAATTCAAGGACGGTCGCCGATAAACTCGACTGTCGTTTCGTCGACAACAGGATATCCTCCGTTAATCCGTCCTCTCGCCGCGACCAGTGCTGGACATGAAGGGATCCGAACAGCAACACACACAGTGCGACGACGAAGAGGACAGGGTGCGGTTGAAGCCAAAGCAGGAGTAACAGAGTGATGCGTCCGGTTGCCAGGACGAGAAGACCGCTCCATTTCCGCAAGAACCGTTGCCCAGATAACCGATATGTCCAAAAGCTAAAGAACGGTTGGAGCAAAGAGAGCACGAGACTAATCAGCAGTACTGTGATACTAGATTGGTCAAACCGGATGCTATGTAGCGGAAAACAGAGTAGATGTAATCCGGCAGTCATTAGAAAAATCCTCACGAAGTGATACCGAACGGAATACCACTTCATTCGAACGATCGCTCCAGGAACCGGTTTGAAGAAGAGGCGATCTGCCGGTTCGAACCAGGCGTAAAAGGCGGGCAGGAATCCATACAGAATCCATCCGAGTAAAATCCAAGCGACCGGAACTGTTTGAACCCAGTCCGCTTGACCACTTAAAATCTGCACCGCTTCATAGATGATGAATAGAACGACTGGAACGACAAGATACAGCAAAATCGTCCAGTCGAAGATTTCTCGGAAGAAGCGACGTTGTTCCGCATGCCGTCGACGGATCCGTTGCTTCAAAAAGGTTTCAATCATGCTCGAGCACCATCGCTTCCATTATGTCGAACAAGCGAGCGCCTGGCTGACCGGAGGCTTCACCAATCTGAGCGAGTGTTCCTTGATGTTTAATGCGTCCCTGATCAATCCAGACGAAATCGTCACACAGACGTTCCGCGGAATCGAGGACATGGGTGACGAGCAGAATCGCCACACCACGCGTTCGTTCTGCTTCGAGTAAGTGTAACAACCGAATCGTCGCGACCGCGTCGAGACCAACGAACGGTTCATCGATGATCAAGCAGTCCGCGCGTTGCATCAAGGCACAGACGAGCATCACCTTCTGTTTCATTCCTTTAGAGAAAGAGGATACATAGTCACCTGTGACAGCATGCAGTTCGAATGTCTTTAAGAGTCGTTCCGTGTAGGCGTGATCTGTCTCGTGAAGTGAGGCGACCAGCTCAAGGTGCTCGGCGAGCGTCAAATATTCGTAATAGGTCGGCTGTTCCGGAATATAGGCGAGTGAGGCCGGTAAATCGATCTCTCCTTCGACCCATGGCAGCGTACCGAACATGGCTTGAATCGTCGTACTTTTTCCTGCACCGTTCGTACCGATCAAACCGGTGATGGATCCAGGCTGTAAAGCAAACGCGATCTCTTGTAAGACGGGCTGACCGACGTCATAACCAGCTTGGTGAATGGATACATGCATATGAACCATCTCCTTTCACTACATTTACTGATAGAAGGAGAAAAATGTTTCACAGCAACAGAAATCAGCAGAACCATAGTAAAAAATGTAACAGGTTAAAAATAACAAATGGGCTATAATGGAAATATCAATTTTAGAGGATGATTACGATGCAAACAGTCGAGCGAATTTATTTTCGGGAGTCCGGTATGGGAAGAGGACAGACGTTTTGGTGGCACCGTGCAACTCGAACGGTTCGTGCGGAAGATGAGGAAAGACGATTATCCGGATGGTGGTTTCAAGAACTAAATTTACCAGAGGAATTGAATCCGTTACTGATAGAACTGACGGAAGAGGATATTTACCTAATCGACATGTGGTCGGAGCGGTTCGATGCGGAAGTATGGCGAAACTATCCATATCCTGAAGGCGTTCTGATT
This region includes:
- a CDS encoding NUMOD4 domain-containing protein translates to MQEQWKAVIGYVGIYEVSSFGRVRSLDRTIVTCRGVQQRRKGVLLRPRLNREGYRKVTLYQSGRGERMQVGLLVAKAFLTTDVTEAQLVRRNGKRADDQLSNLEVLPSIDQQYNELLGEFDLLLGQHVTLSPFQIRTIRAQYEKGKTIRQLAEQYQVTENRIRNIIDKKEARYIG
- a CDS encoding methyl-accepting chemotaxis protein gives rise to the protein MLTKKRLLAQQLNGWLIPIVAIGLIMISGLSVYASYQQSVTATEERLMRELTMFDANVRATFLAYPEDATDRSRAIKRLQQQQRTDLSRDDYTVRFQSLNTSDAFRPLTLEPAKRKQLLQHLKNARTYAFSYQDQFLVAMTIPELDDVILLTTDRDKLIAPARDLAWTLVWVSVVTLVSISLLIRWRIQRQLAPLSKLALQIEEAHAKRSYRPLTLKTTTFELQQLTFQYNQLMQQINDLTTEMQQASQELESVQPHFSSRLSAMDQSVQAVDEVAGSLLAQSTQMDQTIVASTRLTVQGHDALSEMQTTLLNSQHAVTRFQQTVQTNHTTLGTLQQESHLLKEQSATTEQILQQTSHLQQQMETSISHIQRVAEETRRLSLNALIEATRAGEAGRGFTVVAKEVEKLAIDIRTSTDHIRQVNQMWTAGLDQVEQALSQMTERFLSTSQQLETATEHLKQMLTEATTIETTLGTVEHQRQIVADVQSNMQEHLQSVQQLMSELSSYSQVLGEQMQHHVTQQTELKTHSAVLESRISSLQQTVRAGEQSS
- a CDS encoding ABC transporter permease, producing MIETFLKQRIRRRHAEQRRFFREIFDWTILLYLVVPVVLFIIYEAVQILSGQADWVQTVPVAWILLGWILYGFLPAFYAWFEPADRLFFKPVPGAIVRMKWYSVRYHFVRIFLMTAGLHLLCFPLHSIRFDQSSITVLLISLVLSLLQPFFSFWTYRLSGQRFLRKWSGLLVLATGRITLLLLLWLQPHPVLFVVALCVLLFGSLHVQHWSRREDGLTEDILLSTKRQSSLSATVLELNGALPKPSHRKRPFFHLRLFKQTHQQLPLITYLRDPSKRRFLLQLFAAMNYGLLVLPWIGRGLVIAFVLFVLFQERKQHHTWFRRQSFYQHISN
- a CDS encoding ABC transporter ATP-binding protein, with protein sequence MHVSIHQAGYDVGQPVLQEIAFALQPGSITGLIGTNGAGKSTTIQAMFGTLPWVEGEIDLPASLAYIPEQPTYYEYLTLAEHLELVASLHETDHAYTERLLKTFELHAVTGDYVSSFSKGMKQKVMLVCALMQRADCLIIDEPFVGLDAVATIRLLHLLEAERTRGVAILLVTHVLDSAERLCDDFVWIDQGRIKHQGTLAQIGEASGQPGARLFDIMEAMVLEHD
- a CDS encoding Type 1 glutamine amidotransferase-like domain-containing protein, which translates into the protein MRTHLFLFGGGPPFTPNLRTRFATLTNGGPVAILYVPRTGKDWTSYASIYTKPLEEDGISSFVHLPLSDATTDEQLAQLQQCQGIIISGGETELYQQYLVATPIGDIIQSRFADGVPVAGFSAGALVSPERCVIPAIDQRDNQRLRLPGLALLKDAVICVHYETWGEAAHLVQSFAEESTDRAFGLADESGIYLRDQHLVETEGIDPVILSRSPVK
- a CDS encoding NUDIX hydrolase, with the translated sequence MTAIVPAVKGIIIHEQRLLIVRRAAADFGGGTWECPGGKIDFGELPVDSLIREIKEETQLTVTPKHLLYASSFLTHPNRQIILLMYVCATNQTDVQLSAEHDAYLWADETTIRELIAPNILADFERHDVFSLLHH
- a CDS encoding GGDEF domain-containing protein; translated protein: MLTLLNSLLLNFSLLIATLLFAFLPLRRIERISPNSSLQVRLAIGCIAGVIGALLIFNSISYDVAKIDLRLVALVTAYFYGGLVSGSITMLFIIGARFAVTPAGEYQGLILTTLICVALLVTATIYRRFAAQRMKDYLVLLGTGIAYSLPALYLLTNTFERFLEIALVYIIVIMIGGYVTYRFLQELRKHFLFVHTQQELALTDGLTQLGNRRKLDETLAEYAQNGTVFSVLILDLDHFKSINDTYGHEGGDVVLRQLSHLLQSYCPEQGVVGRYGGEEFVLLLPDVPLRQAERLGERACADQHFVYKEHPVFHVTLSLGVASSDQASTVFETVQKADLALYEAKQTGRNRVVCYRDPLL